In Gadus morhua chromosome 9, gadMor3.0, whole genome shotgun sequence, the sequence CGAACTAGCAGCTGTACgcaggggcggccccagcacatttgggGGGGGATGTAGCcgataacatttttttttttttttttttggacgcactattttgcgctccccctctagatggcgctctaggcggccgcctaacccgcctgtagggaaggccgcccctgGCTGTACGTACCCGTTTGTCTTGAATGGTGTTGAAGCAGGCAGTCTGGATCCTCTGGGCATGGGCGTGCAGCCCCATGTGCCGCAGCATCATGACGGCACTGAGCAGCAGGGCAGTGGGGTTGGCGAGGTCTGCTCCCGCTATGTCCGGGGCCGTTCCATGAACCTGCGGTTCACAAGAAGCCCCCAatatttaggcccaatcccatttctacccctgaccccttccccttacccctcccccttgttttgaaggggtaaggggaaggggtaaggggtagggcCTTAAACTTACATTTACACTTAGGGCATTTAGCCCTAAGTGTAACACTTTTATCCTAATCGACTTTCAATAAGTACCTTTGTATGAagaaaagaaacaacaatatgtcgCTGTCGTGTAGTGACAATGTTCGTAGAACAATTGCCAAGTACTTACGACTGCTAGGTTAATCCAATttcccgtacacaacagagatagctaaaAGCCACAAACACATACCAGGCCATGGTAAGAATGACTAAACAAGCAGGCTGACTCAGTACCCACCGATTCAAAGATGGCGACTCCATTGGTCCCGATGTTTCCACTTGGAGTCACTCCCAGTCCTCCGATGAGCCCAGCACAAAGATCGCTTCCAGGAGGAACAGAGTAGGCTGTTAGATTAACGCTGAACGTTTATTTGAGTGGACAAATGTGTCAGCGTGGATAAGCATTTTTCTTTATTGAAACGAAAGAAAGCAATTAACCTTAGTATGTCGCCATACAAATTTGGCATCACTAGAACGTCAAACTGTGTGGGGTCTTGGACCATCTGGGTAGAAGATACATATTTTGGATGAAATTCAAGCAATAATGTTTACACGAGTAACAACGTTTTGCATATttgaaatatttatatattttttacgatGGACATATACTTACATTAAGACACACAGTGTCCAAGTACATCTCAGTGAACTTGATATCTTTGTAATTCTCGGCTGCTTCTCGACATTTGCGGAGAAAGAGACCATCTGACATACGCCTGCAAAAAGGGGTAACGGAcaaagaaatattaatgtgcGTGTAGAGGGTTGGCACGTAAAATAGGATGTTTAGAATACAACTTACATTATATTTGCCTTATGCACCGCAGTAACACTGGAGCGCTGGTTATTAACGGCATATTCAAAAGCGTACTTTGCAATACGTTCACTTGCATCTTCTGTGATGAGCTTTATGCTCTGTACAACTCCATCTACGATCTGCCATGCAAGttcaatgaataaaatattaacatacaaTACTGCAATATGACAACGCATACAATAAGGATACCGCTGCTACCACATGCAGGTGGAAGATGGTCGTAAAAACCTCCCCCTCAAAACACATCTGttgataatatataatatgcgCAGAATCTTTTACAGGGAGAAGCAGTTTCAGATTCCGAGACCAGGTACACATACAGGGCAAGACACAACTAGTGTCTTGTGGTATTTCTCACCACATGTTCGATCCCGCTATATTCCCCCTCAGTGTTCTCTCGTATGGTCACCAGGTCCACATCTGTATAAGGGGTCTTGTAGCCCTCAATAGACATACAGGGGCGTACGTTTGCATACAGATCAAATGTTTTTCTCAAGAGAAGGTTCATTGAAGGATGGCCAGCTGCAACTGGGGTCTTCAAGGGACCTGCAgatagtgttgtgttgtgaatCATCTATATATTCTTGAAGCAAAGATCAGCCAATATGCACTACTTTGTCACAATTTGTGTAAAACACAGGAACAAGGCTACTTTAATGAAGCCATACGAATGTTAATTTCCTTATTAATCACATAAACATTAATGAAATGATAAATTCAAAGAAAGGACTTATTAAATACCTTTGAGGCCAATTTTGTTTCTGTCCATTGATTCTTTTGTGTTTGGAGGTATCATCCAGTTACCACCTGGCCCTTGGATGGCTGTGACATTCCTCTCGTCCCACTGAATGGGTACCTATAGCAAATATACAGAGTATAATACTTATTAACATTTAAACCAAACAACCACTTAACCAAAAATGTATATCTGTCGAACTGCACTGCAAGGAAAAAAGGAAGATAAATTATCCATTATCTTGAGAATACCGAATAAATATACTTTGAAACAAAACCATAAAAACCGCAGGTCATGGTTTGAGAAAGCTCCTGTCAAAGTACTCACTTGAGCTGCTTCAAATATCCTCATCACAGCAGTGGAGATCTCGGGACCGATTCCATCCCCAGGGATTAGTGTCACCGTCTGCATCTGAGAGGGGAATTACAGTGAACAACAATTGCCAGCATTCAATATAATTTCATTAAATAAAAAGTATGCCTTGTGTTCTTTCTTAGATAAGAACTATGACGACTCATAGTAAACATGACAAATGTATAGGCCAATCATAAAATAATGAAGCTCATTGGCTGATGCCAGACGTACTCCATGGTCGCTGGCCCGAGGACGCTGCTGTCTAGGGGCTTGTGGCACCTGTAGGGTTAATAGGAGGGAAGAATGATGGGATGCATACATAATACGTACGCTCAGATGCTTTCTACGAAACAAGTCGCATAAGAACTAATGATAAAGTTGTCTAAACGTCAAAATAGCGAAGTGGTGGTCCAATAACTAATACGATTTGTATAAAGCAAGCTGAAATACCGCACAAAGAGCATTCATGATCAAATGTTTTTGGTATATTAATCAGTTGTATCAAATACACATAGTGAAGACCCCCATTTAAAGTAGTTGGTTTCAATGAGAATTATAGGGGAATCTATAGAATCAGAAAACAattgcaaaatataaataacGATTTCCGATTtggcataaaaaaaataacaatgtgtgtgatgtgtgtgtttacttggtCAGCAGTGAAAGCCTTGGTGTCCTTCAGGCCCCACCTCCTCAGAAGGTTGAAGACCTGCAGATGAAATAAGTAAACCACCTGCTTACACCTTTTTAAGTCACTATTAAAATatacattgttaaataatgtAAGGCTAACTAGTAAGTCAAATATCTATAGTAATGGGACGTACGCTACCTAGCAGCACATACCTTAGGCTAGCATGATATCGATGTGACATTGACAAAGGTTATAACAACGCCTTGATAAAAACATGATCACAGTAATTAAACAATCATTGGTGATTAAAtgttaatttgtgattaatgCTCTGCGCTACAGCTGTCATATCAAAGTGAAGCTACTCAGAAGAAGGCAGGGATCACCAAACTGGTGATGACGAGCGAGCAATGAGCATCCAGGTAACCGGGTTGCTATAGCTACAGCAAACAGGTAGCCTGCTTCGCGACCCCAACATGGAGGACACCGCAACCTCTTCGACCTTACAGATAATCGACATTACCACTACTACATTACGTTATAACACAACAATACACATGTCAGTGCAGAGACTCACTGCAGTCCTCCAGGTGCTTCCTGCCATGGCAGCAGTTGGTATAGCTACTAGCGTGATAGAGGCAGACGTCAACCACGGTTCAGTTCATTTCAATGGAAGGACCCCACGTGATCCAACCATGTACTATGCAGTGTGCCCGACCACCACTAAATGGCGCTAGATATATTGGTTTTAGATTTTTTGGTATCTCCCGTTTATGAACAAGTAACTTTCTGTCTATAAATATTGGTTACATGATCTACCTGTAACGATATTAAGACCTGTTTAGCTCATGTGGGAAATTAACAAGCAGGTTGTACACAGGACAAGTAAGGGATAACGTTTTAATCATTACAGAAAGACGGGAGCATTGTAGAAATGATTAGGACCAGTTGACGGCAAATGTATTGTTACATTGTCAATGTAACATGGGTAAACatagaaaatacaaaacaagTAAAAAAGCTAAAACAATCTTTCAGTCGCTCTTTGCAAAAGTTAGTTTCAAAGCAAGCACAATAGGACACTATCCCAAAATGATCTAGCGATGTAAAATCAAGCAGCTTTACCAAAAAACTACAAGTTTTAAAGCAGCCTTCCCTTGCCAAAGTTAGCGTTAATGCAAGGTGCATGAACGAACATTATGCTAGTAAACAAATATTCACAGAAGCCTGAGGGTAGTAAATAGGACTTTAGTTTAAACCTCTCAACTGCATCTcttaaaacacacattttccGAATAACATTAATTGCAATAGTATGTAGGCAACAATGCTGTATGCATTAGGATAATAGTTTTTAGGAAAAATACAGTACAAGTCATGAACACTTCATATGAATACAACCAATGGTAGGATAACAGCATGTTTATACAGTATACTGCTTTGGCTGCTTCTTCAGGCTCATTGATCGTTCAGTTTGTGAAATCATGTGCGTGGCTCTGCTGTTCAGGAGTCTGCATTCATGAAGCACATCTGGTGAGGTCACACGGaaaaatatcatattatattatatcctATTATACATAGAGAAACCGTTTTGGATGAAATCATACTCAAAGGACAATATTGACACAAATGTAAACACTGACAATATATCACCAGACCGGTATTGTCCTTAAATACAAACTTTACCGTTGAACTGCTTGTAGGCTTCTTCAACGATGGCATTGTTCGATCTCTTTATTTCCCAATAGTTATCTTCCACCCATGGTTTGTAATCCAGATGTTCGGACAGTTGTCCGTTTTTGTATGTTCCAGCTAGACGTTGGCAGGAAAACAGCACAGTAAACCCACCACTTACCCATCTTTATTCTGTTGAGCTAAAAGAAAGATTAATCTGTTGTAAGGTAAGTCCTATCGTGTTTATTATTGATTCTCACGCTCCCCCTGACCAATCTCCTGCTTGGTAGTTTTTCTTTATTCCATATGATCCTTTGTTTAACTTTGAAACCCATCATCTGTGCTGTTTGAGTCCTGTATATTTGACCCCCTCTATACCCTAGGCCAGGGGGTCGTAACCAACTCTTATGAGATGATTACAATGAAGTGGAATTAGTGATTAGTGAATTACCTTTTATAGTGTCATCAATGTCTTTGCATAGTTGATACAGGTCACTTCCACGTCCCACAACTCGTTCACCTACAAATCAAGACACATTTTACAACCCACACGGCTAGTTGAAGGATCACAAATTATTAATCTTACCATCTAGGACCTTGATGTTGGCAAACATCTCAAGCAGAATGGTTCGATACAATGAGTTCCTGCATACTAAAAGAAACAAAGGTTTACattatattgcacattatatcaCAGCTTTATTCATGGGATTATTTCATTTGGCTGACCATGACTTTTCATTTAACTCACCCGGGTTGGTATAATTATAAGTGTTGTCTTTTAGTCGTATACTCTCAAGCTTTCTCAAAGACTGAAGGCATTGGAGTGTCTCGATGCTGACAAAAGAAAGGTTTCATGGTAATTACAATAATAAGCTATTCCACATGAGTCACGTATCAATTACATAACTGAATAATCGTTTTGTAATAATTTAGCCGAACAACAATCATTATTACCTTGATATGACATTACCAGCCACATTCAAACTCTGTAAACTGTCGCAACTAGAAAGGGGTTCTGGAAAGGATGGAAGCAATACAAGACAAATGGTCAGAAGTGCATCGCTACTTCAGCATCGGAAATCCCAAGTAATTTAAAGATGCAGTGTGTAGGACTTTGTGGCATCGAGCAGTAAGGTTGAAGATTGAAACCACCTGAATGTCCGGTGACTACTTCCCTTGATAGATGAATAACTTGTAGTTATTTAGTCTGTACAACTATAGGTCATTGCTTTGCTTACAAGGAGGATAGTGATCATGATCGTCAAATTCAAAACTTGTCGTCTCTAGAGCCGTTTGTCAGTTCTGGGCTACTGTGGTAACACTGTGGGGCATCATGGCAGGCTCTGTGTAAGAGATACGCTATATAGGTATAAAGGGATAATACCAACCGAAACAAAAGACCATTCTCATTTTCATGGGATTATCCGTAACATATTTAGGAAAAAATATTTAGGatgattattttcaaatacTGCCAAGTCTGTTCCGCTAGACAACGCTGAAtactacacactgcacctttaagcaTGAACTCATTCTTACCCAAATTGGAAATGCGGTTGGCTGAGACGTTAAGTACGACCAGAATCCTCAGGGAGGCGAGAGGAGCTAGATTGGTTATGTTATTTCCAGAAAGGTCCAATCTCTCCAAGCTTGTGCACTCCCCAATACATCCGAGATCGTGTATTCCTGCAGCACCAACACATAGTCAATGCATGAAATACAACACATAAGACATAGATCTGTTAATCTTATTGGAATTATCTTACCAAGTCCTCTGAACTTGAGAAACAAAATAGATTCAAGATCGAATTCGCCTGTGCGGGACTTCAGCAGCACTGCAGTTATTTTCTCAAATTCTGCATCTGAAAGAGTGACGGAAGACTGCGGTAGAGACAAGGCGAACACACACTGTACATAGCATTATATAAACACAACAAGCAAACACTCGTGGGCGTGAGTCATTTGGCTGCAGGACATGAGTGGGAGAGACTAGGGTTGTCTGTTCTGTGTCCTAAAGGAAGAGACAGACAACAGCTTCTATAAATAGAAGCTTAACATACAAACCACACAGCCCACAGATTTGGCGGTCTAGAGACAGTGATTAAGATGTAGGTTGAAATGTGTTCCTTTCCGCTTTGCTTGTAGGGTTTGAGCTCACTATTTTCATCCCACTTTTCAGAATATCTGACTTAAACAGTACCCTACACAGAAATAATAATGTGATAAATTATTTGGATAATCATTGGTCTTTGATATAGGGGTATGAAAATGTAGGAGGgttaatcaaataaattaaaattaaataatttatttataattttcaGCAACAATTGTCCTGGGTTCGCTCCCAAACGTATG encodes:
- the idh3a gene encoding isocitrate dehydrogenase [NAD] subunit alpha, mitochondrial isoform X2, which produces MQTVTLIPGDGIGPEISTAVMRIFEAAQVPIQWDERNVTAIQGPGGNWMIPPNTKESMDRNKIGLKGPLKTPVAAGHPSMNLLLRKTFDLYANVRPCMSIEGYKTPYTDVDLVTIRENTEGEYSGIEHVIVDGVVQSIKLITEDASERIAKYAFEYAVNNQRSSVTAVHKANIMRMSDGLFLRKCREAAENYKDIKFTEMYLDTVCLNMVQDPTQFDVLVMPNLYGDILSDLCAGLIGGLGVTPSGNIGTNGVAIFESVHGTAPDIAGADLANPTALLLSAVMMLRHMGLHAHAQRIQTACFNTIQDKRVLTKDLGGNAKCSEFTAAICERVQDLD
- the idh3a gene encoding isocitrate dehydrogenase [NAD] subunit alpha, mitochondrial isoform X1 — protein: MAGSTWRTAVFNLLRRWGLKDTKAFTADQVPQAPRQQRPRASDHGMQTVTLIPGDGIGPEISTAVMRIFEAAQVPIQWDERNVTAIQGPGGNWMIPPNTKESMDRNKIGLKGPLKTPVAAGHPSMNLLLRKTFDLYANVRPCMSIEGYKTPYTDVDLVTIRENTEGEYSGIEHVIVDGVVQSIKLITEDASERIAKYAFEYAVNNQRSSVTAVHKANIMRMSDGLFLRKCREAAENYKDIKFTEMYLDTVCLNMVQDPTQFDVLVMPNLYGDILSDLCAGLIGGLGVTPSGNIGTNGVAIFESVHGTAPDIAGADLANPTALLLSAVMMLRHMGLHAHAQRIQTACFNTIQDKRVLTKDLGGNAKCSEFTAAICERVQDLD
- the lrrc61 gene encoding leucine-rich repeat-containing protein 61, with protein sequence MDSKREKDHGDAEFEKITAVLLKSRTGEFDLESILFLKFRGLGIHDLGCIGECTSLERLDLSGNNITNLAPLASLRILVVLNVSANRISNLEPLSSCDSLQSLNVAGNVISSIETLQCLQSLRKLESIRLKDNTYNYTNPVCRNSLYRTILLEMFANIKVLDGERVVGRGSDLYQLCKDIDDTIKAGTYKNGQLSEHLDYKPWVEDNYWEIKRSNNAIVEEAYKQFNDVLHECRLLNSRATHMISQTERSMSLKKQPKQYTV